A window from Prochlorococcus marinus str. GP2 encodes these proteins:
- a CDS encoding acyl-CoA thioesterase — translation MNSKPIWKIEKIVLPQHADHAGVMWHGTYFNWLEESRINALLEVGISYFELTKKGLDLPLINTSIKYKTPLFLGEKITIESEFNIEKSPRINVISKFLNKRKEILTIAEVNLVLINKLNFSIIRKRPDFLSEAFIKLNG, via the coding sequence ATGAACTCGAAACCAATTTGGAAAATAGAAAAAATTGTTTTACCTCAACATGCTGACCATGCAGGTGTAATGTGGCACGGTACATATTTTAATTGGCTTGAAGAAAGCCGAATAAATGCACTTTTAGAAGTAGGTATAAGTTATTTTGAACTAACTAAAAAAGGCTTAGATTTACCTTTAATCAATACTTCAATAAAATATAAAACCCCTTTATTTCTTGGTGAAAAAATAACAATAGAGAGCGAATTCAATATTGAAAAAAGCCCTAGGATTAATGTAATTTCAAAATTTCTTAACAAGAGAAAAGAAATCTTAACGATTGCTGAAGTCAATTTAGTCTTAATAAATAAGTTGAATTTTTCTATAATTAGAAAAAGGCCTGATTTTCTATCGGAAGCATTTATTAAATTGAATGGTTGA